From the genome of Candidatus Nitrosocosmicus oleophilus, one region includes:
- the uvrA gene encoding excinuclease ABC subunit UvrA produces the protein MENKIVIKGAKEHNLKNLNLEIPKNKLVVITGLSGSGKSTLAFDTIFAEGQRRYVESLSAYARQFLQIMDKPDVDVIDGLSPAIAIQQKTTNKNPRSTVGTITEIYDYLRLLFSKIGIPYCPKCGTEISYQSVESIVTSILDLTNSNIPDGMLLVLAPIVREKKGTYEKTMEALKEQGYSRIRVDKEIIDIANSKQLDIISAKEKHLRHSIEIVIDRISNNKTLEEKDRVFEAVQNAIEKGGGIVMALINGKEYLFSQRNSCPLCNISIGEMEPRFFSFNSPFGACPSCHGLGVETEFDVDLIIPDKTKTILDGAIKPWSAGHFASFRTSMLKDVGKRFGFNLNTPIDRMTKEQINVILNGTDSKIKYNYTSRSSDSSWEYSGRFEGVISNLQRIFNETDSESKREEIRKFMIEKPCELCSGQRLKKEVLSVRIGGKSIMDICNLPVEKTIEFFSNITLDNNDLIISKQILKEINSRLKFLSNVGLNYLNLNRNAGTLSGGESQRIRLATQIGTNLTGVLYVLDEPTIGLHQRDNKLLINTLFKLREIGNTVIVVEHDEEVIKNADWIVDIGPRAGIHGGQVVAQGELHDILRSKDSLTADYLIGRTVVNETLQRKNIGDRFIKVFGANENNLKDINPIFPLGVITVVTGVSGSGKSTLVNDILFNYLTNHFYKSKSRIGKHQSIVGTEQIDKVIGIDQSPIGRTPRSNAVTYVNAFTFIRDLFSRTQLSKERGYKMGRFSFNVPGGRCDMCDGAGVRKIEMQFLPDVYITCDQCKGCRYNSETLAVKYKGKNISDVLNMTVEEALEFFKNNTPIRNKLKLLDEVGLGYLHLGQAATTLSGGEAQRIKLATELSKRDSGNTMYILDEPTTGLHFADVKKLLKILFRLRELGNTIIVIEHNLDIIASADWIIDLGPEGGNKGGQIIATGTPEEISENNSSYTGQYLKEKMRTLSEKELVVKKNR, from the coding sequence ATGGAAAATAAAATTGTAATTAAGGGAGCAAAGGAACACAATCTAAAAAATCTTAACTTAGAAATTCCAAAGAATAAATTAGTAGTTATTACAGGCTTGTCCGGTTCTGGGAAATCTACCTTAGCGTTTGATACCATTTTCGCTGAGGGACAGAGGAGATACGTAGAATCACTATCGGCATATGCAAGACAGTTCTTGCAAATCATGGACAAACCTGATGTAGATGTGATCGATGGGCTGTCGCCAGCAATAGCAATTCAACAGAAAACAACCAACAAAAATCCACGCTCGACCGTTGGAACAATTACCGAGATTTATGACTACCTTAGATTGTTGTTTTCAAAAATTGGGATCCCTTATTGTCCCAAATGCGGAACAGAAATATCCTACCAATCCGTAGAGTCGATAGTTACGTCAATACTTGATCTTACTAATAGTAACATCCCTGATGGAATGTTATTAGTTTTGGCTCCTATTGTTAGAGAAAAAAAAGGGACATACGAGAAGACCATGGAAGCTCTAAAGGAACAAGGCTATTCTCGGATCAGAGTAGATAAGGAAATAATAGATATTGCTAATAGCAAGCAATTAGATATCATTTCGGCAAAGGAGAAACATTTAAGGCATTCAATTGAGATTGTTATCGACAGAATATCGAATAACAAAACATTGGAAGAAAAAGATAGAGTTTTCGAAGCAGTACAAAACGCAATTGAAAAAGGTGGCGGTATCGTCATGGCTTTGATCAACGGGAAAGAATATTTATTTTCTCAAAGAAATTCATGTCCTCTCTGTAATATAAGTATTGGAGAAATGGAACCTAGATTTTTTTCCTTCAATTCTCCATTTGGCGCTTGCCCAAGTTGCCATGGATTGGGAGTTGAAACAGAGTTTGATGTTGACTTGATCATACCCGACAAGACCAAAACGATCTTAGATGGTGCAATTAAACCATGGTCAGCGGGCCATTTTGCAAGTTTTAGGACCTCAATGCTAAAGGACGTGGGTAAAAGATTCGGTTTTAACCTCAATACTCCAATTGACAGAATGACCAAAGAACAAATTAATGTTATCCTAAATGGAACAGATTCAAAGATAAAGTATAATTATACATCAAGGTCGAGTGATAGTTCATGGGAGTATTCGGGTAGGTTTGAAGGAGTAATTTCCAATCTACAAAGAATATTCAATGAAACTGATTCGGAATCAAAACGCGAAGAAATTAGAAAATTTATGATTGAAAAACCCTGTGAACTATGCAGTGGTCAAAGGTTGAAAAAAGAAGTACTCTCTGTTAGGATAGGTGGAAAATCGATTATGGACATTTGTAACCTTCCTGTAGAAAAAACTATTGAATTCTTTAGTAACATTACTCTCGATAATAATGATTTAATAATTTCAAAACAAATATTAAAAGAGATAAATAGCAGGTTAAAGTTTCTATCAAATGTTGGTTTGAATTATTTGAACCTGAATAGGAATGCAGGTACACTCTCAGGTGGCGAATCACAAAGAATCAGATTAGCTACCCAGATCGGAACTAATTTGACCGGTGTACTATATGTATTAGACGAACCAACTATTGGACTGCATCAAAGAGATAATAAGCTATTGATAAACACCCTCTTCAAATTGAGAGAAATTGGAAACACTGTTATTGTTGTAGAGCATGACGAGGAGGTCATTAAAAATGCTGACTGGATCGTTGATATTGGCCCAAGGGCAGGAATACACGGTGGACAGGTCGTCGCGCAAGGAGAACTTCACGATATATTAAGAAGTAAGGATTCTCTTACCGCAGATTATTTAATTGGAAGAACGGTGGTAAATGAAACTCTTCAACGCAAAAATATCGGAGACCGATTTATCAAAGTTTTTGGTGCAAATGAGAACAATCTTAAAGATATTAATCCCATTTTTCCATTAGGTGTAATTACGGTAGTCACAGGTGTTTCTGGATCTGGTAAATCTACACTCGTTAATGATATATTATTTAACTATTTAACCAATCATTTTTATAAATCCAAATCAAGAATCGGAAAGCACCAGAGTATTGTGGGGACAGAACAGATTGACAAAGTTATAGGGATAGATCAATCTCCAATTGGTAGAACCCCACGGTCTAATGCTGTTACATATGTAAATGCTTTTACCTTCATAAGAGATTTGTTTTCAAGAACACAATTATCAAAAGAGCGAGGATATAAGATGGGTAGATTTTCATTCAATGTGCCTGGAGGCAGATGCGATATGTGTGATGGAGCTGGGGTTAGAAAAATAGAAATGCAATTCTTGCCCGATGTATATATTACATGTGATCAATGTAAAGGATGCCGATATAATAGTGAAACTTTGGCAGTCAAATATAAAGGAAAAAACATATCAGATGTTCTAAATATGACTGTGGAAGAAGCGCTAGAGTTCTTTAAAAACAATACCCCTATACGAAACAAGTTAAAGCTGTTGGATGAGGTAGGTTTGGGTTATTTACATCTAGGTCAAGCTGCTACTACACTTTCAGGAGGGGAAGCACAAAGGATAAAATTAGCAACCGAACTATCAAAAAGGGATTCAGGTAACACGATGTACATTTTGGATGAGCCTACCACAGGATTACATTTTGCAGATGTAAAGAAATTATTAAAAATACTGTTTAGGTTAAGAGAACTTGGAAATACGATCATTGTAATTGAACATAATCTTGATATCATCGCCTCC
- the uvrB gene encoding excinuclease ABC subunit UvrB → MGNFQLSNNLVPSGDQPNAIRGLIDGLEKKKKRQILLGVTGSGKTYTVANVIAKYNKNTLVISHNKTLSAQLYTEFKEFFPNNNVGYFVSFYDYYQPESYLPQTDTYIEKDTEINEKIEQMRLESTSMLLSGEPTIIIATVSCIYSLGSPHEWREQSLTLKKEMEIDRRSIIRNLIKIRYERNDMNLTSGSFSTKGDIIDIIPGYSDDIIRISLFGHHIEKITMIDKLTKDIKKELDSIIIFPAKHYIVDQDSQKRALVSIKKELEEWYPKLPSELERQRLLSRTNYDLEMLSELGYCSGIENYSRHFDGRKRGQPAYCLLDFFDKDFLLVIDESHVTLPQIMGMYKGDYSRKKTLIDYGFRLPSAFDNRPLKFEEFEKYLNHVIYVSATPGKYEINNHDNLVEQLVRPTGLVDPQIEIKKTQGQISDLIYQIQERVSKKQRTLVTTLTKKMAEDMADYLSRNGIKVRYIHSEISGLERTELLRQLRIGEFDVLVGINLLREGLDLPEVSLVAILDADKEGFLRNYTSLIQTFGRAARNIDGKVIMYSNSVTKSIKEAVIETNRRRKKQIEFNLENKIEPKSITKPIPQKNSNISNLEVNLKAMTRNDLIELSTKIETQMNKFAEELEFEKAIEHRQHLKKVNEILLKLKSS, encoded by the coding sequence TTGGGCAATTTTCAATTATCAAACAATCTAGTGCCCAGTGGAGATCAGCCAAATGCAATTAGAGGATTGATAGATGGATTAGAAAAAAAGAAAAAAAGACAGATACTTCTAGGAGTTACTGGCAGTGGTAAAACGTATACAGTTGCCAATGTAATAGCCAAATACAATAAAAATACATTGGTAATATCACACAACAAAACTTTGTCCGCTCAACTATATACTGAGTTTAAGGAATTTTTCCCAAATAACAATGTAGGGTACTTTGTGAGCTTTTATGATTATTACCAACCAGAAAGTTATTTGCCTCAAACTGATACCTATATAGAAAAGGATACTGAAATAAATGAAAAAATCGAACAAATGCGTCTCGAATCAACATCAATGTTATTGTCAGGGGAACCGACAATTATCATCGCCACTGTTTCATGTATCTATTCATTGGGTTCACCCCATGAATGGAGAGAGCAATCTCTTACACTTAAGAAGGAGATGGAGATAGATAGAAGAAGTATTATCAGGAATTTAATAAAAATAAGATATGAAAGAAATGATATGAATTTGACAAGCGGATCTTTTAGTACCAAAGGAGACATAATAGATATTATTCCAGGATATTCTGATGATATAATAAGGATTAGTCTTTTCGGACATCATATAGAAAAAATTACAATGATCGATAAACTGACTAAAGATATAAAAAAAGAATTAGATTCGATAATCATTTTTCCTGCCAAACACTATATTGTAGATCAAGATAGTCAGAAAAGGGCACTCGTATCAATAAAGAAAGAATTGGAAGAATGGTACCCCAAATTGCCCTCCGAACTTGAAAGGCAAAGGTTGCTATCTAGGACAAATTATGATCTCGAAATGCTATCGGAACTAGGATATTGCAGCGGAATAGAGAATTATTCAAGGCACTTTGATGGGAGAAAGAGGGGTCAACCGGCTTATTGTCTATTAGATTTTTTTGATAAAGATTTCCTGTTAGTCATAGATGAATCTCATGTAACTTTACCTCAAATTATGGGAATGTACAAAGGAGATTATTCAAGGAAAAAAACATTGATAGATTATGGGTTCCGATTACCAAGTGCATTTGATAACCGACCTCTAAAGTTTGAAGAGTTTGAAAAATATCTTAATCATGTAATATATGTATCCGCAACGCCCGGAAAATATGAGATAAATAACCATGATAATCTTGTTGAGCAATTAGTTAGGCCAACAGGATTAGTCGATCCTCAAATAGAAATAAAAAAAACCCAAGGTCAGATTTCAGATCTAATCTATCAGATTCAAGAAAGGGTCTCAAAGAAGCAGAGAACGTTAGTGACGACATTGACTAAGAAGATGGCCGAAGATATGGCAGACTACCTCTCTAGAAACGGGATTAAGGTAAGGTATATTCATTCGGAAATTAGTGGGCTGGAACGGACTGAATTACTTAGACAGCTTAGGATAGGAGAGTTTGATGTGTTAGTTGGGATAAATCTGTTAAGAGAAGGATTAGACTTGCCTGAAGTTTCGCTTGTGGCTATTTTGGATGCTGACAAAGAAGGGTTCTTAAGAAATTATACTAGTCTTATTCAAACCTTTGGAAGGGCTGCTAGGAACATTGATGGGAAGGTAATCATGTATTCAAATTCGGTGACCAAATCCATAAAGGAAGCTGTAATAGAAACTAATAGAAGGCGCAAAAAACAGATTGAATTTAATCTAGAAAACAAAATTGAGCCTAAAAGTATCACAAAACCGATCCCTCAAAAGAATTCAAATATCTCAAACTTGGAGGTTAATTTGAAAGCAATGACTAGAAATGATTTAATAGAGTTATCGACCAAAATAGAGACTCAGATGAACAAATTTGCAGAGGAATTGGAGTTTGAAAAAGCAATTGAACACAGACAACATCTCAAAAAGGTAAATGAAATTTTGTTAAAACTGAAATCTAGTTAA
- a CDS encoding ABC transporter permease, whose product MDFKEILFLTYSSIKERKTRNALTILMIIMGCGLLVSLNSLSQGLIYFVEQNFKKILPNQIVISNTDKIQGSSIDGIRNKLQVLFDQNMTLVGKNIPFDDKAMQYLNEIPGVQMINPAFQGVVMLNYQNHSQVTNVLAVDFNNLTNIIPDLNKGLDGLDLASQNYVVIPQKISEKIFMNTSDQIINNAAENQERNQFIDNKNEVTLSNLKGLTSGKSDLSINSTFAVLGIINSTGNPLLDNSIFIDVQKGKEILEKSDDYDLLFLTYDNIDKVDNIVKVVQKYFNNQVTILNSLEIIKSLTKFIIGISTFISSIAIFSLIVGSIGIIITIYTSVVERTREIGIIKALGGTNRVILGMFLMESVFLGIIGAMVGIVFGFLGSHILLSGFLYFLNLPLDIYPVFNIIEISKIGITVIVLSIFSGLYPAYKGSKISPVHALSKFS is encoded by the coding sequence CATACAGCTCCATTAAGGAGAGAAAAACAAGGAATGCTCTTACTATCCTTATGATCATAATGGGTTGCGGATTATTAGTTTCTCTTAATAGCCTATCTCAAGGTTTAATATACTTTGTAGAACAAAATTTTAAGAAAATTCTTCCTAATCAGATAGTTATATCAAATACTGATAAAATACAAGGGTCAAGTATAGATGGCATACGAAATAAACTGCAAGTGCTTTTCGACCAAAACATGACCTTGGTTGGAAAAAATATCCCTTTTGATGATAAAGCCATGCAATACTTGAATGAGATTCCCGGCGTTCAAATGATAAATCCGGCTTTTCAGGGTGTAGTAATGTTAAATTATCAAAATCATTCCCAAGTAACTAATGTTTTGGCCGTAGACTTTAATAACTTGACTAACATAATCCCTGATTTAAACAAAGGACTTGATGGTCTAGATTTAGCATCTCAAAATTATGTCGTAATCCCTCAGAAAATAAGTGAAAAAATATTCATGAATACTTCTGATCAAATAATCAACAACGCTGCAGAAAACCAAGAAAGGAACCAATTCATAGATAATAAAAATGAGGTAACATTAAGTAATTTAAAAGGGCTTACTAGCGGCAAATCAGACTTATCTATTAATAGCACTTTTGCAGTATTAGGAATAATAAACTCCACAGGAAATCCTCTCCTAGACAACTCCATCTTCATTGACGTTCAAAAAGGAAAAGAAATTCTGGAAAAATCAGATGACTATGATCTGTTATTTTTAACATATGACAATATTGACAAAGTAGACAACATTGTAAAAGTTGTTCAAAAGTACTTTAATAATCAGGTAACCATTCTTAATTCACTTGAAATTATAAAAAGTCTGACTAAATTCATCATTGGAATTAGCACATTTATTTCAAGTATTGCTATATTTTCTCTGATAGTAGGCTCCATTGGGATAATCATCACCATTTACACCTCAGTAGTCGAAAGAACCAGGGAAATCGGGATAATTAAGGCATTAGGTGGAACAAATCGTGTTATACTTGGAATGTTCTTAATGGAATCTGTATTTCTGGGGATAATTGGAGCAATGGTAGGAATTGTATTTGGGTTTTTAGGTTCTCACATTCTTCTTAGTGGCTTTCTTTACTTTCTCAATCTACCCCTAGATATTTATCCAGTTTTTAATATCATAGAAATATCAAAAATTGGTATAACCGTTATAGTTTTGAGTATTTTTTCTGGACTGTATCCGGCTTACAAAGGTTCCAAGATTTCTCCAGTTCATGCCTTGTCAAAATTTTCTTAA